Part of the Henckelia pumila isolate YLH828 chromosome 2, ASM3356847v2, whole genome shotgun sequence genome is shown below.
accaaaatcttAAATAGACAAATTTACATAAACAAAATTGCAATTTTCCCAACTAATATTCGTAACGTATAATTTGCTATAGAGCAGGTCTCCTCTAAGATGATATCACGGATTTATATCTGTGAGACTGATCGAATCCAACCCAtacatataataaattaaaagtaatattgttgacataaaaaataatatttttttttcaggtAGAGTTAATAAAACTTCTATATCACAAAACTGACCCATAAGACGATATCATCGAAGTTTTTGCATGTGAATATGTTATCTATCCAAGATCTCCCAGAATCAACTACTACAACATCACCACACCACTATTATCAACGTTGACATCATCATGCGATCAAGTTATCAACTTCACCATACTAACTTTCTCACGTTATTAAACATGCTCTCATGTTATCTATCCAAGATCTCCCTGAATCAACTACTCTTTTTGTCCAACATTTTTCCCGTGATAATCGGTGTTGATCCTGATCAGTCGGagagattaaatattaaaagGAAACCTTCTCACTattgagaccaaatctcatgCATGCGCAACCAAATTTATAACACATCATAAAAAGGAATggcttcaaattttttttatcaccgaaaatgacatataatataTAAGCAAGTGGCATTTATACTAATATATTTAATCACAGTAGCACACAGATCTACTCCAGGTGTGTTTCAAAACTTGGACTCGAAGTCGAAGATACAACATTAGCGTAGAGACAAAACTATAGGACTCATATCTTCTTAAAGAAAATattatacataatttttttttctaaaatcttctttgaaaaattcaataatCTATTTTATAGCAAAAGAAAGGATCCCCAACAGCCGGCCTCGAGTAGAATATTCATGACTTTGTCTTAAGAAAATTCGAAGACCTTTTCATAAGTTCTCTTCCCACACAGACCTCAAAATTTCTGAAACCTAAGCTCTTATGTTGTCTGTTTCATCAAACCCTTGTCCTAAAAAAGTATCCTTTACAGATACATGTAATTGTCTGTTGCATCAAACCCTTGTCCTTAAAAAGAATCCTTTTCCTGCAGATGCATACATAATCCTGATCCAGTCCCTCAATAGAAATATACTGAACAGTTgaactacatatatatatctccTCCCTTTTCTGAGATTTTCGAAGAAAATCGATCCTGTCGAAAATTCAAGAACTGATAGCTAGGTAGCTAGCTAGCTTGCCATGGAGTTCAATTTGCATCAAGAAGAATTAGTGAATTCCAGTGAAGAAGTTGAGCAAGACAACGGTTTCGATTTAGGCGTAGGCCGATCATACGAGTGCGTCTATTGCAAGAGGGGTTTCGATTCAGCACAGGCTTTGGGTGGCCACATGAATATACACAGAAAAGATAAGTCAAGAAACAAGCCCACATCAAGAAAGCCAGAAGATGATAGTAACTACACAGGTCCAAGATTGTACCAGCAAATCCCGGAATCGAGAAACGATCATTTGGAGCATCATGATCATCATACAAAATATGCAACACGTTTCCAAGAATTATATGCTGGTACTTCTGGTGCTACAAGACCCTTGTATGGAAGCCAT
Proteins encoded:
- the LOC140878628 gene encoding uncharacterized protein; translation: MEFNLHQEELVNSSEEVEQDNGFDLGVGRSYECVYCKRGFDSAQALGGHMNIHRKDKSRNKPTSRKPEDDSNYTGPRLYQQIPESRNDHLEHHDHHTKYATRFQELYAGTSGATRPLYGSHNYDEQQQVYRHAHDFDHCDTNPMIRGDLGVGLEFTPLIAEDLEKNTLQVENNSKEDLDLELRLGYDS